One part of the Solanum dulcamara chromosome 3, daSolDulc1.2, whole genome shotgun sequence genome encodes these proteins:
- the LOC129883221 gene encoding protein PAM71-homolog, chloroplastic → MQGLALETSNSIASSYGKKKFSFLNVLDSFPSKPSIPTRIILPFSSVHSSLLRCTALSKLQRRHSRIIPYASNVGVGSGSFEENQGNESHNVPVNQPSTDGSSKIEALPSQIPYPLSIALVLCGCALVFSLIAFTKGGPSSLIAAFAKSGFTAAFSLIFVSEIGDKTFFIAALLAMQYKRILVLLGSMGALSLMTVFSVIIGRIFHSVPAQFQTTLPIGEYAAVALLFFFGLKSIKDAWELPSNDVETGEKSSQELDEFAEAEELVKEKASKRLTNPLEILWKSFSLVFFAEWGDRSMLATIALGAAQSPWGVASGAIAGHLVATSFAILGGGFLANYISEKLVGYLGGVLFLIFAVATLFGVF, encoded by the exons ATGCAGGGGTTGGCTCTTGAAACATCTAATTCTATAGCATCAAGTTATGGGAAGAAAAAGTTTTCATTTTTGAATGTATTGGATTCATTCCCTAGCAAACCATCAATACCCACAAGGATAATTTTGCCTTTTTCATCTGTACATTCATCTTTAT TAAGATGTACAGCACTCTCAAAGTTGCAGCGAAGGCATAGTAGAATTATACCATATGCATCTAATGTTGGTGTTGGATCTGGAAGTTTCGAAGAAAATCAAGGAAACGAAAGCCACAATGTTCCAGTCAATCAGCCATCTACCGATGGTTCATCGAAAAT TGAGGCACTTCCTAGTCAAATTCCTTATCCTCTCTCTATAGCTCTTGTGCTATGTGGATGTGCTTTAGTATTTTCACTGATTGCCTTCACAAAAGGAGGACCTTCATCACTCATTGCAGCATTTGCAAAATCAGGGTTCACTGCTGCATTCTCATTGATATTTGTTTCTGAGATTGGAGACAAG ACATTTTTCATCGCTGCCCTCTTGGCCATGCAATATAAGAGAATCCTG GTCCTTTTGGGATCAATGGGTGCTCTTTCACTTATGACAGTCTTCTCTGTCATAATAGGACGGATCTTTCATTCAGTACCTGCTCAATTTCAAACAA CCTTGCCTATTGGAGAATATGCGGCTGTTGCACTCTTGTTCTTTTTTGGTCTCAAATCAATTAAAGATGCATGGGAACTTCCAAGCAACGATGTTGAGACTGGTGAAAAGAGTAGTCAAGAACTTGATGAATTTGCAGAAGCTGAGGAGCTTGTGAAGGAAAAG GCATCAAAACGGCTCACAAATCCGCTTGAAATTTTGTGGAAGTCTTTTAGCCTCGTATTTTTTGCT GAATGGGGAGATCGATCAATGCTTGCTACAATAGCACTTGGTGCAGCTCAG TCTCCATGGGGCGTGGCAAGTGGTGCCATTGCCGGACACCTGGTTGCTACATCTTTTGCAATACTAGGAGGCGGGTTTCTTGCCAATTACATTTCTGAGAAACTA GTTGGCTACTTGGGTGGTGTCCTATTCTTAATATTTGCTGTTGCTACTTTGTTTGGAGTCTTTTAA